The Mustelus asterias chromosome 30, sMusAst1.hap1.1, whole genome shotgun sequence DNA segment gggcaattaggtttgAGCAATGAgtatggacagagtaaatagtcagaaactgttcccactcaagagagCACCAAGAactagggcacagattcaaaggaTTTAGCCAAGGAGTAAGAGTGATGTGAGTAaaaatgtttcactcagaggttggttggagtatggaacaaattcaCTGAGAAGGTCGTGGAGGCAGGTTCTATCGAGGTattgaaaagaaaattagattgctatccgaaaagaaagaatgtgcaatgttacgggaataaggcaggGAAGTAGCACTGGGTACAATGCCCTTTCAGAGACCcaggacagactcaatgggctgaatggtgtccttctgcactgtgaggattctgtgtttctgtcagcacAGACCCCACATCATCAGCATTGGAACTGAAACTCCCATCATTACATCAACACCAGAACCACGATGGAATTTCAGAAAACTGGGAAATCATCCGAAAGGCAATGACACCAACAACAGGTGGGTTTCACCAAGCACCCAATGTCTTCAATAGATTGATAGGATTGATGAAAGTTCAGAGTTTAATCCGGGAGAAGATGAATCAGTGAACAGAAATAATCTTGAGCAAGAAAAGGCCCAAATAATGGCACTGTCAAAAACAGGAGATCAATCATTCTCCTCTTATTATTGGAGAAATCCAAAACACTGTGTTTGAATCAAAGCTGATTTAATCAACATTTACAAACAACATCACTGCACACACCAGCTTTCATGCTTATTAATATCAGCAGCAACAAACTCCAActctcagaatgaacatggttcagtcctggatgtgattaacagcagattcTAAATCCAATCCCTTcagttacttgtgaactcgctggtgcctcagctGTGTGGATGAACgactgaatctctttccacacactgagcaaggaaatggcctctccccggtgtgaactcgctggtgtgtcagcagggtggacgactgagtgaatcccttcccacacactgagcagatgaacggcctctccccagtgtgactcctTTGGTGATTAAGTAGGTTGGACATCCAAGTGAAGCCTTTCCCACAGAaaaagcaggtgaagggcctctccctggtgtgagtgaGTTGGTGCATCAGCAGATCCATCTGGCTTTTAAAGTACTTCTCACAGTCAGGACATTTAAACAGTCTCTTATCAgtatgaacaagttggtgtgtcagtaGGTCGAATgaacgggtgaatcccttcccacacacggagcaggggaacagtctctccccagtgtgagtgcgtttatGGTTCAACAGATCATTTTTCCTTTTATAGtttttctcacagtcagaacattggaaaggtctctcctcactgtggatACGATGGTGTGACAGGAGGTGGGATGAGTTTGTGAActctttcccacagacagagcaggtaaatggtctctccccagtgtgaacatgcCGGTGTCTTAGAAGGTGGGATGATTTAGTGAATCCTTTctgacacacagagcaagtgaatggcctctccccagtgtgactgcggtgATGAATATGTAACTCAGATGggtaatcaaatcccttcccacagtctccacatatccacggtttctccccagtgggaCAGCACTTGTGTTTTGACAGGTTTGATGAGCGACTGaaacctcgtccacacacagaacatgtaaacaccttctccccattgtgaacggtgctttttgatTCCATGTTCAGAAGTCGATGATGTTCAGGCCCTGATGAATTGGGTGtctgtcagatcctgatgtgatgtttgatctGAGTTTCCCACCTACAAATCCTCCTCTTCCAATATGCTGTAAAATTAATTCAAAAAGGAGAAAAAACAGTGATAAACACAAAGGtcggttgtgaaattgagctgaatgaatccggtaatttgtggagccggcacaaggaaaaagtgaccacgaaagctgctggattgtgattaaaaactcaaatggtttgttaatgtccttcaattcaggaaacctgccacccagtCCAGATCTACACAAGAATTCAACCTTAATGGGAGGAGAAAGATAGAGATGAAACAGGGAGGGAATGAACGGAAAGGACTTTATACATCGACAACTGgacaagaactttgacagaacctgccaaaccacaaccttcaccaactcaaaggacgcaggaaaactatcacctccaaatgtcgctttcaatctcaaaacaacttgtaatcctgaggtaacctgtaacctcctgcatttaaggggcaatttagcctggtcaatccacctaacctgcacacctttggggtgtgggaggaaaccggagcacctaaaggaaactcatgcagtcacaaggagaacatgcaaactccacacagtcacccaaagctggaatcgaagtcgggtccctgatgctgtgaaacagcagtgttgaccactgtgccactgtactatgTTGCTCAGAAATAAGTTTTAGGATTTTGGCCGAGTGATTGTGAAGGCAGAGCAGTAAActaccaagtcagaatagtgtgtgATTCTGAAGAGTAAATGCAGGTAGTGGGGTTTCTGTGCACAAACTGCCCTTATCCATGTTGGAGAAGAGGTTTGTagttttggaagctgctgtcaaaggaggtttaGCCAATTGCTGGTAATTCCAGTAATGTCCATGTTCCAGTTATTAATTTGAAAATTTTCTAAATGAAAATTTAATGAAAATCCCTGACAGAACTACTTTTTCCTTACTTGAAACACAGCTTTAAATGGTCCGTTTGTTTCTAGAGTCGGTTCCATGAGCAACgccttcaactaaacaaaatcaaaacactgcagctgctggaaatctgaaatgaaaagagaaaacgttgtaaatactcatcaggttagacagcatcaatggagacagaaacagaattaatgttgcaGTCACTGATGCTCCTCGAATAAAACACAGACCAATAGCTGCTGTTTAATGGGGCCGTGGATCCTACAATCCCATGTGCCCCAGAAACCACTCTATCCATCAGACACATTTCCCATTATGACATTTCTGTGTCAAGAGGATGCGCTGTTTAAAAGTTGTCAAGTTCCATTTTTGCGTGTTCATGTTCATTAAAGATACAGTTCGACTTCCCCCTCATTATGTATCAATTTCAGATACTTCGGTTGAGAATTTCCATTCCCCTACTTTCTGTTGGATAATGAATGCCTTGagtacttagaaatcatagaaaccctacagtgcagaaagaggccattcagcccatcgagtctgcaccaaccacaatcccacccaggccgacccccatattcctacatattttacccgctaatccctctaacctacgcatctcaggacactaacgggcaatttttagaatggccaatcatcctaacctgcacatctttggactgtggggagaaacccacacagacacaaggagaatgtgcaaactccacacagacagtgacccgatccgggattcgaacgcaggtccttggagctgtgaagcagcagtgctaaccactgtgctaccgtgccgcataggTTACAGTATAATTTGATTCCTAATGTTATTGACTGCACCCGTATCCCTAATTTTCACATCGCAGCAGAAAAAGCTCACCGTTCCTAAATGAGGAATTTCGATGGCGTGCGCTTTACCCAACATTCCTCGCGGTGGGGAATGTTCCCTatccacagcacgggagagaggtGCACATGCGCAGTCAGGCCGTGTTTGGCGCATGTGCAGCGTGGATGATGGCAATGGGGAGAGACGTTCCTCTGTTTCATCAGCAACCGGTAAGGATGCGTAGACATGGAGGGAGGATTGGAACCGGCAGATGGACGGAGAGGGTTTCTAAATATCTGGTGAAGGTCTCAAACCTCTAATAGTAATCCGCAAGTCCCGTGTTTGCAGCTTCAGGTCTTTTTCTCGAGATGAGACTCAGGTTaacagccgccatcttgattcagcagggagcagagcgcatgcgctggTGTCTTGGTGACGCAACAGTGAGTGGGCGGGGCTTCAGCGTTTTCTGCTCCCAACCGGGTCCTCGTGACCGGAAAGCATCGCAAACTGAGCAACAGGTTTGAAACACCCACTCCCagggaaaaatggagtatgaaagtaagctcgcagggacataaaaactgactgtaaaagtttctatagatatataaagagaaaatgattgacaaaatgttagaaatgggagaattcatcacGGGGAataaagggccgaagggcctgttcctgtgctgtattgttctttgttcgagggccgaagggcctgtactgcgctgtattgttctatgttctgtgttctatggatctgtcaatcagcctcaaccagcaccttcaggagaattgggagggtgaatattagatacagcagagtgagaatggagggagagtgtgtgggatggagattcacagcttttggggaatgagagaggaaagaatgttccagagaaactagaattgtcctgaatttctatcctgtgctgacactgatcacttttgtaaattctttttacaggatattggaaggggaggatttacagacaaatttcaaaccaaacgtcacatcaacatctgacatcctcactcaattcatcgggacctgaatatttCGACCTTTGTTTctcaaaggagaaatgtttctctgttctgtgctTCAAAAACTTTAATCATTTGTGTGActtgaaaagcaccgagacacatacacagctgagtgagagtgttccagggcactgagtgtggaaagagctttaaccagttacattgcctgaaaatacatcgcagcattcacagtgggagagactgtacctgtgttctgtgtgagatttaactgcttgtttaacctggagagtcacaaggacacccacaccatggagaaaccgtggaaatgtggggactgtgggaagggattcatttccccatctcagctggaagctcatcgacgcagtcacactggggagagaccattcacttgctgtgtgtgtggcaagggattcagtcagttatcgaatctgcggacacaccagcgagttcacactggggagaggccgttcacctgctctcagtgtggggagggattcactcggttatccagcctgcagactcatcagcgagttcacactggggagaggccattcacctgctctcagtgtgggaagggattcactgacttatccagcctgcggggacaccagcgaattcacactggggagagaccattcacctgctctcagtgtggggacggattcactcagtcatccgccctgcggagacaccagcgagttcacactggggagaagctgttcacttgctctcagtgtttaaagggattcactcaattatcccacctgcagacacaccagcgagttcacactggggagaggccattcacctgctctcagtgtgggaagggattcactgacttatccaacctgcagacacaccagcgagttcacactggggagaaaccattcacctgctctcagtgtgggaagggattcactcagtcatccagcctgcggagacaccagcgagttcacactgggggaggccattcatctgctctcagtgtgggaagagtttcagaacttcatcccacctgctgagacaccaaccaattcacaagtgattccaggggttggattctgctgtcattgtttctgctctcagttacatccaggactgcattttgttcattttcccagttggtcaatggggagggtcggaggggttctttctgctggactggccggtctcacgactttgcctccagtgggctgagtcTTGttacgaatacctggtttcaaatttcacatggatcacagagtgaccgggcGATCGGAAGTTAAGACATGTTGAGTCAGCATTTCTAATTGAAACACCGCCTGAATGCCAATCGAATTTCCTTTGCAATAGTttgttgtctccacttcctccaccctcgtaggcagcgattTCCAgaacattaccattcgctgcatcaaaatattctccctcacattcccccccctgcatctctgacccaaaaccttaaatctgtgtccccctcgtccttgtctcatcagctaatgggaacagcttttctttgtccaccttatctaaacctgtcagaatcttgtccacctctatcaaatctccctcaacctcctttgttccaaggagaaccccagcctgacattgacaataaggaACAAACTAATAGAATATGTTAatgcctgaaatcaaatgggaatgtttaatttctgatttaaagatattgtgaatatattgtcctggacaatcaaggaatttgaataactcaccttgggtgtggttgaatggaatagacaatctggtatccaccttcaTTCTGGTGAAAgtatggaatgtgtagctggaaaaccctccctaacaggactgtgggtgtacttacacctcaggcattgtagcagttcaagaaggcagtgttggggttgaccatggccgaggcagctacatacagccacatattctgttataattgaaggactgcagattgaatatgaggcattatgggactggactatcttgaccacattcctgtggctgctcagtttctgcaatcacggaccattaaagctgcttagcagggccccgataGAGGACGTGGtgggaatatttactcagaatgagttagaattaaacttattccaaaacaccggctggtgttcagcagctgatATACCCGAATTTGTAAAAagagggtctgaccaatcaacaaaccatGGTAGGGAGTCGGTTAAGAAGTgaagaagcgttctcaggcattgtttaaattatttcatcataaatttgtgataagaactgtgagggacttgtgacccgatAGTCGGCGaggtgacggtatactccaaatagcactggactgaaaagcggaCCTCTGAGTGTAGATTataatggttataatcctacccaagcatggtcagtgaaaaatcagagctcaagtggggaccggagaggtctcttacctgccatttggaaactaagaacaagaaacataTTGATAAAAtaattagagaatagagccaacgttttgagtctgaatgacacttcgtaagagctcttatgaagggaCATCTTGattcgaaatattggctctattctctctccacagatgctatcagacccgctgagattttccagcattttctgggtttttttcagattccagcatccacagtatttcacttttatgataaaatgatttggtctgattgggatccccacgaccctcccgcattgttctgactctaccagctgggctgtggaattaattggatagatcttccagagagccagcagagacataatgggccaaatgatttctatttatgctgtatcattctctaaaacagtgaatattcagtatcagggacagagagaagaaccagtgactgtgcgattgaacccagccagaatcagcaccataaagggaggagtgagagggaaacggTGTGAAAGCTTTGAAACCATTGCATGGTCCTGCAGCAGAACTTTGAGAAATGGAGCACAGGAGATCACCAATTCTCAATATTTCATTAATTTACCTCAAATGCGAACAATGTTATTATGAATTAATTGTATGAGGTTTCAATGGCGGTTATTACCCAGCATtcgctgcgggtgtgaaagtgccctactcactccacaggagcccagtgcgcaggcgcagcactgtatctggggcatgcgcagtgtcactttgctcggaggCCTGCGAGTGCGGGAGACACTTGTTTCAAGGGGTGAGAATCGGTAGGGCGGCcggaggaatggagtcggggtggggagggagcagaggCTTCATGAACATCTGCTGTAGGCCGCAAGGCCTGAATAAGAGCCTTCcggtcccgggtttgcagctccgGGGATTTTATCTGGGATCAGGCCCAGTGCCGTGGCCGCCATCTTTGTTTAGcggggagcagagcgcatgcgcgctcagtgggcggagcttcaggatttgggtgaccaggagagacaatgtttgagtcattgactgacaggccgggttcatggatgctgcctttcccgggggaaggtgctgcagggGGAATGTGCGGCCATTCGAATAACAGAACAAAAACATGAtcaaaattaggagcaggagggggcatctagacccatcgaggctgctccaccattcagtaaacaCATGGCTTAACTCAATTTTCCTCCAGCCTCAACCTCTCTAACTCATCACCTCCTGGTAGGTAAAATTGTAAATAACACagctttgaatatactcaatgagccGGCCTCTATTGTTCaatgagggagagaatttcacaGCTTACTGAACTTCtgagagaagcaatttctcctcatctctgtcttagatcattatttttaaattgttctcGCAGTTCCAGATTCCGTGTTGAGGGGTAAACCCTTTCAGCATTCACTCTGTCAAGCACCTTCAGAATctcatatgtttcagtaagatcacatctcatttatctaaaatccAACGAGCATAGATGCACCCTGccgaacctttcctcataaaacagaccCCTTCATGCCCAAAATCAGCGAGTGAACCTTGTCTGAATTGtttccaatgtaagtatattccatcttaagtaatcttatgctagaaaacaggaggggagaatgttatggatttatattcaggactgacaaatgactgttgggggtgacacagtggttagcagttctgtctcatagcgccagagacccggttcaattccagcctcgggtgattgtctgtatggagtttgcacattctcactctgtctgtgtgggtttcctccgggtgctctggtttcctcccacactccaaagatgtgcaggttaggttgatcaacagtgctaaattgtccctctgtgtcccaagatgaggggggaggaaaggggaggattagtgatgtacgtacatcaggttacagggatagggtctgagtaaaGGGTCTGTTAGAaacttgatgcagactcaatggcctaaaagacctccttctgcactgcagaaattctgtgattttggaatCTCCTTGGTTAGAAGAAGAGGATTTTCAAGCAATCTCAAACCCCCCAAAAATGTGTATCTCTTAATTTCAAGCCACAATTAACACGtgactcttgtaatctccttttgcagggagttagaatatttgaagattgcaatttttctctgattccagtgcttctgacatctttccagctgcaggttTCAAATtagaaaacagtgaaattgtttcagaggtgagtATTATTGAACATTTACCTATAATTTTGAATTTTCCTGCTGTGCTCTGTTATCTGTACTCTGGTTCCACGTCTTTGGGGCTGGTGTGACTCCGTTACTCTGGATCTGAATCCATGTccatccattgctttgtttcacccctgccctccctgatcacctctctgtcattgtcagttcagagaaggatctgCAGGCTGATAGCTGGGATGAAGGCATTgttttgtgaggaaaggttgggcctgtactgactggagtttagaggtgatcatagtattgacatcagattgtgaggtagtgattagtatagatgaagagaggatgtttccaatgttgGGGATTCCAGAATTAGTCGGCAAATTGTCAAAATAAAGGGTCCCCCATTTCTGATGGtgaggaggagaaatgtcttccctcagagggccgttagtctttgcaattctcttccccagagagcagtggaggctgcatcATTAAATATACTCAAAATACAGAGAGATTTTTGATcgaaaagggagtcaagggtgacaggaagaaaagtggagttaagattacatcaaatcagccatgatcttgatggggagacgatggccttgtggtattattgctggactattaatcagaaactcagctaatgttctggggacccgggtttgaatcctgccatagaatcatagaaatcctacagtacagagggaggccattcagcccatcgagtctgcaccaacaacaatcccaccccatagcagcttggtggaatttgaattcaataaaaaatatctggaattaagaaattactgatgaccatgaaacccttttgattgtcggaaaaacctatctggttcactaatgtccttcagggaatgaaatctgccatccttaactggtctggccgacatgtgactccaaagccacaacaatgtggttgacttgcaactgccctccaagagcaactcgggatggataataaatgctggccagccagcaacatccatatcccatgaatgaatgaaaaaaattcaattgagcagcttggtgggctgaatttctaactatttcttatgatctgtcaggaacatgaaatggtgagtgtcaatcagcattaattagcaccttcaggagaattgggtgggtgtatattaaagtttatttattagtcacaagtaaggcttattttaacactgcaatttctCTTAAAGACAtcgacatcctttgctccctcagcttgacacattgatttgtctggctgaaaggtccctttcctaatgttcacaattaaagggctggtttccccaggggatggctgacatttaaaagaacaataaattaatatagggCAGAGATATGCCTTGTGTTGTTACATTgtagatttgatatattatttatggttctgtaacaaagtacatttattattatttctcgtTTTGTAATGGAGCACTGAAGCAATGTTATATATTTCCACTCatcgagtcattacagcacagaaggagtccattcagtaactcgaatccgtgccgactctctgtagaacaatccagtcagtcccattccctttctatattcccgttcccctgcaagtttatttccttcacgtgcccatctaatttctgaaatatattaaagggg contains these protein-coding regions:
- the LOC144480951 gene encoding uncharacterized protein LOC144480951, translating into MESKSTVHNGEKVFTCSVCGRGFSRSSNLSKHKCCPTGEKPWICGDCGKGFDYPSELHIHHRSHTGERPFTCSVCQKGFTKSSHLLRHRHVHTGERPFTCSVCGKEFTNSSHLLSHHRIHSEERPFQCSDCEKNYKRKNDLLNHKRTHTGERLFPCSVCGKGFTRSFDLLTHQLVHTDKRLFKCPDCEKYFKSQMDLLMHQLTHTRERPFTCFFCGKGFTWMSNLLNHQRSHTGERPFICSVCGKGFTQSSTLLTHQRVHTGERPFPCSVCGKRFSRSSTQLRHQRVHK